A genomic region of Chryseobacterium sp. KACC 21268 contains the following coding sequences:
- a CDS encoding nucleotidyltransferase family protein yields MKNTGLILLAAGNSSRIGTAKQLLSYQGKTLLDRTIDTALEVFNQDHIILVLGADHNEIASKIQNKNIKISINDDWQSGMASSIKIGLEALLKQFQDLEHCFISVCDQPFLTSNIFTKMFQLKENSNKEIIAARYSDTIGVPALFSKKYFEVLMELSGEQGAKKIIQRSMEDVEAFEFEKGAIDIDTKVDYENLKLKE; encoded by the coding sequence ATGAAAAATACTGGACTTATATTATTGGCAGCAGGAAATTCCTCGAGAATAGGAACTGCAAAACAGCTTCTCTCCTACCAAGGAAAAACATTGCTAGACAGAACCATCGATACAGCGCTGGAAGTTTTCAATCAAGACCACATCATCCTGGTGTTAGGTGCCGACCACAATGAGATAGCTTCGAAAATCCAGAATAAAAACATAAAGATTTCCATCAATGATGATTGGCAATCTGGAATGGCTTCATCAATAAAGATTGGACTCGAAGCCTTACTAAAGCAGTTTCAGGATCTGGAGCATTGTTTTATCTCGGTCTGCGATCAGCCTTTTTTGACAAGCAATATTTTCACCAAGATGTTCCAACTAAAGGAGAATTCAAACAAAGAGATCATCGCGGCTCGGTATTCCGATACAATAGGTGTTCCGGCCTTATTTTCTAAAAAATATTTTGAGGTTTTGATGGAACTTTCAGGTGAACAAGGTGCGAAGAAAATCATTCAGCGAAGTATGGAAGATGTCGAAGCATTTGAATTCGAAAAAGGCGCTATTGATATTGATACGAAAGTGGATTACGAAAATTTAAAATTAAAAGAATGA
- the moaA gene encoding GTP 3',8-cyclase MoaA, whose protein sequence is MLTDQFGRTHNYLRISLTDNCNLRCFYCMPEENYDFTPNSKLMQVDEIDTIAKLFVRHGVNKIRLTGGEPFVRKDASKIISNLGKLPVQLTCTTNGIRIDDMLPEIVKANFHSINISLDTLKKDKFLKITRRDYFDRVFRNIDLLLKNNIKTKINVVAMKGVNDDEISDFISFTKNNPVDIRFIEFMPFSGNQWSSNQVMTQMEILDIINENYDFIPLPIGPNDTAKSYSIKGHQGSFSIISTMSEPFCSGCNRIRLTADGKLKNCLFSKQETDLLTPLRNGQDILPIIESTIWSKAKIQGGQLNEQFEKINASIIENRSMITIGG, encoded by the coding sequence ATGCTGACCGATCAATTTGGCCGAACCCATAATTATCTGCGGATATCTTTGACCGATAATTGCAACCTGCGCTGCTTCTACTGTATGCCAGAGGAAAATTATGATTTCACACCAAATTCAAAGCTGATGCAGGTGGATGAGATCGATACCATTGCGAAATTATTTGTTAGGCACGGTGTCAATAAGATCAGGCTTACTGGTGGAGAACCTTTCGTGAGAAAAGATGCTTCAAAGATCATTAGTAATCTTGGAAAATTACCGGTTCAATTGACCTGCACCACAAACGGAATTCGCATAGACGATATGCTTCCTGAAATTGTTAAAGCCAATTTCCACAGCATCAATATCAGCCTGGATACTTTAAAAAAAGATAAATTTCTGAAAATTACCCGTCGGGATTATTTTGACCGGGTTTTTCGAAATATCGACCTGCTTCTAAAGAATAACATCAAGACCAAGATTAATGTCGTGGCAATGAAAGGTGTCAATGATGATGAGATCTCGGATTTTATTTCATTCACAAAGAATAATCCTGTGGATATTCGTTTTATCGAATTTATGCCTTTCAGCGGGAACCAATGGAGCAGCAACCAAGTGATGACGCAGATGGAAATTCTGGATATTATTAATGAAAACTATGACTTCATTCCCTTGCCAATTGGTCCGAATGATACCGCAAAAAGTTACAGCATCAAAGGTCACCAAGGAAGTTTTTCCATCATCAGTACGATGAGCGAGCCGTTTTGTAGTGGCTGCAACAGAATAAGACTCACGGCTGACGGAAAATTGAAAAACTGTCTGTTCTCAAAGCAAGAAACCGATTTGTTGACGCCATTGCGAAATGGTCAGGATATTTTACCGATCATCGAAAGTACGATCTGGTCTAAGGCAAAAATACAAGGCGGACAATTGAATGAGCAATTTGAAAAGATCAATGCTTCGATCATCGAAAACAGAAGTATGATCACAATCGGTGGATAA
- a CDS encoding XdhC family protein — translation MKEINDIVKAYREAKGNGLKTALATVVKVEGSSYRQPGARMLVTEDGQLTGAISGGCLEGDALKKAVLAIHQKNNKLITYDTSNPDDVEFGVQLGCNGIVHILFEYIDENAAQNPISLLEKTAEGRNESVVTTIFSLEKKNTQIGTIASIINQEVTLLDPNTISETELLNFSSQVFEGKKNVIRKASSNEILFQYIPPQTTLIIAGAGNDVKPLVETASILGWKIILADGRATHAQKKRFPKADDVLLATPEEIINKIEIDESSIFVLMTHNYNYDLALLKLIIHKPLKYIGLLGPKTKLDRMIEDITSSGMVIGKEELNKLFGPVGLDIGAETSEEIAISIVAEIQAVLNQRKGLSLRDKKEKIHTDIVSN, via the coding sequence ATGAAAGAGATCAATGATATCGTAAAAGCTTACCGAGAAGCAAAGGGCAATGGTCTAAAGACTGCCTTGGCAACGGTCGTGAAGGTTGAAGGTTCCTCTTACCGTCAGCCCGGCGCAAGAATGCTGGTGACGGAAGATGGACAACTTACGGGCGCGATCAGCGGTGGATGTCTGGAAGGTGACGCCTTGAAAAAAGCGGTATTGGCTATTCATCAAAAAAATAACAAGCTAATAACTTACGACACCAGCAATCCTGATGATGTAGAATTTGGTGTTCAGTTAGGTTGCAATGGAATTGTCCATATACTTTTTGAATATATTGATGAAAACGCGGCTCAAAATCCAATTTCTCTTTTGGAAAAGACAGCGGAAGGCCGCAATGAATCGGTTGTTACAACTATATTTTCATTAGAGAAAAAAAATACTCAGATAGGGACCATTGCATCGATCATAAATCAAGAAGTCACATTATTGGATCCAAATACCATTTCAGAAACTGAACTATTGAACTTTTCTTCACAAGTTTTCGAAGGAAAAAAAAATGTGATCAGAAAAGCTTCATCCAATGAGATCCTATTCCAATATATTCCGCCGCAAACCACACTGATCATCGCAGGAGCAGGAAATGACGTTAAGCCTTTGGTAGAGACAGCTTCAATCCTTGGTTGGAAAATAATTCTTGCCGATGGAAGAGCTACCCACGCACAAAAAAAGCGGTTCCCGAAGGCGGACGATGTTTTACTTGCCACGCCCGAGGAGATCATTAACAAGATCGAAATCGACGAGTCAAGCATTTTTGTTTTGATGACGCACAATTACAATTATGATCTGGCATTGCTAAAACTGATCATTCATAAGCCTTTAAAATATATCGGCCTTTTAGGTCCGAAGACAAAACTTGACAGAATGATCGAAGATATTACCAGTTCTGGTATGGTGATTGGTAAGGAAGAGCTAAATAAACTTTTCGGACCAGTCGGTTTGGATATTGGCGCAGAGACTTCGGAAGAGATTGCGATTTCCATAGTAGCGGAAATACAGGCAGTTTTGAATCAACGAAAAGGTCTTTCTCTGAGAGATAAAAAAGAAAAAATTCATACTGATATTGTCAGTAATTAA